From the Euphorbia lathyris chromosome 6, ddEupLath1.1, whole genome shotgun sequence genome, one window contains:
- the LOC136232190 gene encoding cyanidin 3-O-galactoside 2''-O-xylosyltransferase FGGT1-like yields MGEKTFHIAMYPWFAMGHLTSFLHLANKLAHRGHKISFLMPIKTIPKFESFNLHPNHINFIPIAVPHVAGLPPGTETTADVPINLYPLVMTAMDLTQPIIESQLSNLKPDFVFFDFSHWLPSISTSLGVKSVNYCTISPAAVGYLISPERELGKRSLTEDDLMNPPASFPPSSIKLHADEARGLAAASVIQFGGAISFTERNLRSLSDCDAISFKSCREMEGAFCDYIEKQFNKPVILAGPVVPETPSSVLDEKIMKLLDSFEAGSVVFCAFGSECILKKDQFQELVLGLELTGFPFLAAVKPPTGSETVESALPSGFKERAGGKGFVIGDWVQQQLILKHPSVGCFLTHCGSGSLSEAMVSKCQLVLLPNKGDQIINARLMDGDLKVGVEVEKSEETQEGLFTRNSVCKAVKTVMDDENEVGKEVRLNHTKWRDFLLSQGLENSYIDDFVQKLHILKQH; encoded by the exons atgggtgagaaaaCCTTCCATATAGCTATGTATCCATGGTTTGCCATGGGACATCTTACTTCATTTCTCCATCTTGCAAACAAACTTGCTCATAGAGGCCATAAAATCTCCTTTCTCATGCCTATCAAAACCATACCAAAGTTTGAATCCTTCAATCTTCACCCGAATCACATTAATTTCATCCCAATCGCAGTTCCACACGTAGCCGGTCTCCCTCCAGGCACCGAAACAACCGCCGATGTCCCTATCAATCTCTATCCTCTTGTTATGACTGCCATGGATCTCACTCAACCTATCATCGAATCTCAACTTTCTAACCTAAAACCCGATTTCGTTTTCTTCGATTTCTCTCATTGGTTGCCGTCGATTTCAACCTCTCTCGGCGTCAAATCTGTGAATTATTGCACTATCAGTCCTGCTGCTGTTGGATATCTGATAAGCCCGGAAAGAGAACTCGGGAAGAGAAGTTTAACGGAAGATGATTTGATGAATCCGCCGGCGAGTTTTCCTCCTTCCTCGATTAAGCTGCACGCTGACGAAGCTCGAGGACTTGCTGCTGCATCTGTTATACAATTCGGCGGAGCGATTTCATTCACGGAACGCAATTTGCGATCTCTTAGTGATTGCGATGCCATTAGCTTCAAAAGTTGTAGAGAGATGGAAGGGGCTTTTTGCGATTACATTGAAAAGCAATTCAATAAGCCGGTGATTCTTGCAGGTCCTGTTGTGCCGGAAACGCCGAGTTCAGTGTTAGATGAAAAGATAATGAAATTGTTGGATAGCTTTGAAGCAGGAAGTGTGGTGTTCTGTGCATTTGGTAGCGAATGCATTCTCAAGAAAGATCAGTTTCAAGAACTTGTACTGGGTCTTGAACTTACAG GATTCCCCTTTCTGGCTGCGGTGAAGCCGCCAACAGGAAGTGAAACAGTGGAGTCTGCTCTGCCAAGTGGATTCaaagaaagagcaggaggaaAAGGGTTTGTTATTGGGGATTGGGTGCAACAACAACTGATCTTAAAACACCCTTCTGTAGGGTGCTTTTTGACCCATTGTGGGTCTGGATCATTGTCTGAGGCTATGGTAAGTAAATGTCAATTAGTGTTGCTTCCAAACAAAGGAGATCAAATAATCAATGCAAGATTAATGGATGGAGACTTAAAAGTTGGAGTGGAAGTAGAGAAAAGTGAAGAAACACAAGAAGGGTTATTTACAAGAAACAGTGTTTGCAAGGCAGTGAAAACTGTAATGGATGATGAGAATGAAGTGGGGAAAGAGGTGAGATTAAACCATACAAAATGGAGGGACTTTTTATTGAGCCAAGGGCTTGAAAACTCTTACATTGATGATTTTGTTCAAAAATTACATATCCTTAAGCAACATTAG
- the LOC136233094 gene encoding uncharacterized protein isoform X1, which produces MAPQSLSLLSPVLFIPRLHPLSSTPAICSFSFPKLSFTSSRNSIPNPFCSTPKSTQRQHEEAILQLVADSDDETLPCVRTYENDLSRLSLVGAVSLEQALTAAAADGGQAAAEHIDSGVPAMVVETVFPAPGDEHATISTRLFLPAKKVKEKAGMLKRSFAKDMLNGTPSQNILALTFRQVVMRRLWNFELVVFKPGTERDMGNLENPREQVPASFMLSSSDERVISVLAEAVCIAALQNTEGNFLHGFTGNTSGGFLSWFQKPKRIMSKDSSVIIYKLLEDEILANAKSLLENFNSTKESWLKMRQKCNWWMPVTQTKLEQIGGPDFSAWTTEYVPAYRLQINADKFIDAKFEGWTRSVENMWEVLLTHSQMVELAEILDNYYEDVYSLPDKQFSCHATTTFTNFPKTKRNSSLQKILSVTLASGIFIVSISTLCQFCFPHLRRGQTYPQEHRTIPSSELELAVNEASDAEKLQDFCILIIKKIKDAYGWPGDITMESKSGAWIGEIPKYLKAIGLSNSSNEDENAASASLQNFDEDIKSAAQDIASYQVVLSSEGKIVGFQPTSRVGVNHWSANPLAGELYGGRKLSPGLIEPGLKICLPGEVHVVELLMSVNTDVQFALARPLQA; this is translated from the exons ATGGCTCCTCAATCTCTCTCCCTACTCTCACCTGTTCTTTTCATTCCACGATTGCATCCCCTCTCCTCCACACCTGCAATTTGCTCATTTTCCTTTCCCAAATTGTCCTTCACCAGTTCCAGGAATTCCATTCCTAACCCCTTCTGCTCTACTCCAAAATCCACACAGCGACAACATGAGGAAGCAATTCTTCAACTTGTGGCGGATTCCGACGATGAGACACTCCCTTGCGTCAGAACCTACGAGAACGACTTGTCTCGGCTTAGCTTAGTTGGAGCTGTCAGTCTCGAGCAGGCTCTCACTGCAGCTGCAGCTGATGGAGGCCAGGCTGCCGCGGAGCACATTGACTCCGGCGTCCCTGCTATGGTTGTGGAGACTGTTTTCCCGGCCCCTGGGGATGAACATGCCACCATCTCTACTCGAttg TTTTTACCTGCTAAGAAAGTTAAAGAAAAAGCAGGTATGCTCAAACGTTCTTTCGCCAAAGATATGCTCAATGGTACTCCGTCCCAGAACATACTTGCCTTGACATTTAGACAAGTGGTTATGCGGAGGTTGTGGAACTTTGAACTCGTTGTGTTTAAGCCTGGCACTGAAAGAGATATGGGGAATCTTGAAAACCCAAGAGAG CAGGTTCCTGCATCTTTCATGCTCAGCTCATCAGATGAACGGGTTATCTCTGTGCTTGCAGAGGCTGTCTGCATAGCTGCTCTTCAGAACACGGAAGGGAATTTTCTTCATGGTTTTACGGGGAACACTTCTGGTGGTTTCCTTAGTTGGTTCCAAAAGCCCAAAAGGATTATGTCCAAGGATTCAtctgttataatttataaattacttGAAGATGAGATATTAGCAAATGCCAAGAGTTTGCTAGAAAATTTTAATTCAACCAAGGAAAGTTGGCTGAAAATGAGGCAGAAGTGCAATTGGTGGATGCCAGTGACACAAACTAAGTTGGAACAAATTGGTGGGCCTGACTTCAGTGCGTGGACGACTGAGTATGTACCAGCTTATAGGCTACAAATTAATGctgacaaatttatagatgcaaAATTTGAAGGATGGACAAGATCAGTGGAAAATATGTGGGAAGTTCTTTTGACCCACTCCCAAATG GTTGAATTGGCTGAAATATTAGATAACTATTATGAAGATGTATACTCCCTCCCTGATAAACAGTTCTCATGTCATGCCACCACAACATTTACCAACTTCCCCAAGACAAAG aGGAACTCCTCTTTGCAGAAGATATTGTCTGTTACCCTTGCAAGTGGAATTTTTATTGTCAGCATCAGCACTCTCTGTCAGTTTTGTTTTCCACATCTACGCAGGGGACAAACCTACCCTCAAGAACATCGCACTATTCCATCGTCTGAACTTGAGCTTGCAGTAAATGAAGCTTCGGATGCTGAGAAG CTGCAAGATTTCTGCATTCTGATCATAAAAAAGATAAAGGATGCATATGGCTGGCCTGGTGACATAACGATGGAGTCGAAAAGTGGTGCTTGGATTGGTGAGATTCCAAAATACTTGAAAGCAATTGGCCTATCTAATTCCAGTAATGAAGACGAGAATGCAGCTTCTGCTTCCTTACAGAATTTTGACGAAGATATAAAATCAGCTGCACAGGATATTGCTTCTTATCAG GTTGTTTTGTCAAGTGAGGGTAAAATAGTTGGCTTCCAACCTACAAGCCGGGTAGGTGTGAATCATTGGTCTGCCAATCCCTTAGCCGGGGAGCTGTATGGTGGACGAAAGCTATCCCCAG GTTTGATTGAACCTGGACTCAAGATATGCCTACCAGGTGAAGTACATGTAGTTGAGCTGTTGATGTCAGTTAATACAGATGTCCAGTTTGCATTGGCCAGGCCACTTCAAGCATAG
- the LOC136233094 gene encoding uncharacterized protein isoform X2 has product MAPQSLSLLSPVLFIPRLHPLSSTPAICSFSFPKLSFTSSRNSIPNPFCSTPKSTQRQHEEAILQLVADSDDETLPCVRTYENDLSRLSLVGAVSLEQALTAAAADGGQAAAEHIDSGVPAMVVETVFPAPGDEHATISTRLFLPAKKVKEKAGMLKRSFAKDMLNGTPSQNILALTFRQVVMRRLWNFELVVFKPGTERDMGNLENPREVPASFMLSSSDERVISVLAEAVCIAALQNTEGNFLHGFTGNTSGGFLSWFQKPKRIMSKDSSVIIYKLLEDEILANAKSLLENFNSTKESWLKMRQKCNWWMPVTQTKLEQIGGPDFSAWTTEYVPAYRLQINADKFIDAKFEGWTRSVENMWEVLLTHSQMVELAEILDNYYEDVYSLPDKQFSCHATTTFTNFPKTKRNSSLQKILSVTLASGIFIVSISTLCQFCFPHLRRGQTYPQEHRTIPSSELELAVNEASDAEKLQDFCILIIKKIKDAYGWPGDITMESKSGAWIGEIPKYLKAIGLSNSSNEDENAASASLQNFDEDIKSAAQDIASYQVVLSSEGKIVGFQPTSRVGVNHWSANPLAGELYGGRKLSPGLIEPGLKICLPGEVHVVELLMSVNTDVQFALARPLQA; this is encoded by the exons ATGGCTCCTCAATCTCTCTCCCTACTCTCACCTGTTCTTTTCATTCCACGATTGCATCCCCTCTCCTCCACACCTGCAATTTGCTCATTTTCCTTTCCCAAATTGTCCTTCACCAGTTCCAGGAATTCCATTCCTAACCCCTTCTGCTCTACTCCAAAATCCACACAGCGACAACATGAGGAAGCAATTCTTCAACTTGTGGCGGATTCCGACGATGAGACACTCCCTTGCGTCAGAACCTACGAGAACGACTTGTCTCGGCTTAGCTTAGTTGGAGCTGTCAGTCTCGAGCAGGCTCTCACTGCAGCTGCAGCTGATGGAGGCCAGGCTGCCGCGGAGCACATTGACTCCGGCGTCCCTGCTATGGTTGTGGAGACTGTTTTCCCGGCCCCTGGGGATGAACATGCCACCATCTCTACTCGAttg TTTTTACCTGCTAAGAAAGTTAAAGAAAAAGCAGGTATGCTCAAACGTTCTTTCGCCAAAGATATGCTCAATGGTACTCCGTCCCAGAACATACTTGCCTTGACATTTAGACAAGTGGTTATGCGGAGGTTGTGGAACTTTGAACTCGTTGTGTTTAAGCCTGGCACTGAAAGAGATATGGGGAATCTTGAAAACCCAAGAGAG GTTCCTGCATCTTTCATGCTCAGCTCATCAGATGAACGGGTTATCTCTGTGCTTGCAGAGGCTGTCTGCATAGCTGCTCTTCAGAACACGGAAGGGAATTTTCTTCATGGTTTTACGGGGAACACTTCTGGTGGTTTCCTTAGTTGGTTCCAAAAGCCCAAAAGGATTATGTCCAAGGATTCAtctgttataatttataaattacttGAAGATGAGATATTAGCAAATGCCAAGAGTTTGCTAGAAAATTTTAATTCAACCAAGGAAAGTTGGCTGAAAATGAGGCAGAAGTGCAATTGGTGGATGCCAGTGACACAAACTAAGTTGGAACAAATTGGTGGGCCTGACTTCAGTGCGTGGACGACTGAGTATGTACCAGCTTATAGGCTACAAATTAATGctgacaaatttatagatgcaaAATTTGAAGGATGGACAAGATCAGTGGAAAATATGTGGGAAGTTCTTTTGACCCACTCCCAAATG GTTGAATTGGCTGAAATATTAGATAACTATTATGAAGATGTATACTCCCTCCCTGATAAACAGTTCTCATGTCATGCCACCACAACATTTACCAACTTCCCCAAGACAAAG aGGAACTCCTCTTTGCAGAAGATATTGTCTGTTACCCTTGCAAGTGGAATTTTTATTGTCAGCATCAGCACTCTCTGTCAGTTTTGTTTTCCACATCTACGCAGGGGACAAACCTACCCTCAAGAACATCGCACTATTCCATCGTCTGAACTTGAGCTTGCAGTAAATGAAGCTTCGGATGCTGAGAAG CTGCAAGATTTCTGCATTCTGATCATAAAAAAGATAAAGGATGCATATGGCTGGCCTGGTGACATAACGATGGAGTCGAAAAGTGGTGCTTGGATTGGTGAGATTCCAAAATACTTGAAAGCAATTGGCCTATCTAATTCCAGTAATGAAGACGAGAATGCAGCTTCTGCTTCCTTACAGAATTTTGACGAAGATATAAAATCAGCTGCACAGGATATTGCTTCTTATCAG GTTGTTTTGTCAAGTGAGGGTAAAATAGTTGGCTTCCAACCTACAAGCCGGGTAGGTGTGAATCATTGGTCTGCCAATCCCTTAGCCGGGGAGCTGTATGGTGGACGAAAGCTATCCCCAG GTTTGATTGAACCTGGACTCAAGATATGCCTACCAGGTGAAGTACATGTAGTTGAGCTGTTGATGTCAGTTAATACAGATGTCCAGTTTGCATTGGCCAGGCCACTTCAAGCATAG
- the LOC136233095 gene encoding transcription factor VOZ1 isoform X1 → MMLNQGRYESDTGYKGSERKLFLAKMGKGSKINCKSASHKLFKDKAKNRVDDLQGMFVDLQFARKESRSIDAAVLEEQVHQMLREWKSELNDPSPASSLQQGASLGSFSSDICRLLQLCEEEDDATSALAPPKPEPNDQSLQGGNNMVFHEGYGVNQGQHDQSFTFADQCKSSPSAVNGVVVANLEGTTHLDYHQFDLSQNFDSHFYPGFNGTELCTENGMPHVPGYLPSMCPPPSAFLGPKCSLWDCPRPAQGGLDWCQDYCSSFHHALALNEGPPGMGPVLRPGGIGLKDGLLFAALSSKAQGKDVGIPECEGAATAKSPWNAPELFDLSVLDGESIREWLFFDKPRRAFESGNRKQRSLPDYSGRGWHESRKQVMNEFGGLKRSYYMDPQPLNNFEWHLYEYEINKCDACALYRLELKAVDGKKGAKGKISNESVADLQKQMGRLTAEFPSDNKRSIKGRIKLNAKIGAGNVYSAANRVAPTNEAFDYELAPPYNYLVENLGEYYVT, encoded by the exons ATGATGCTCAATCAGGGAAGATACGAGTCCGATACG GGTTATAAAGGGAGTGAAAGGAAGTTGTTTTTGGCTAAAATGGGGAAGGGTTCAAAGATCAATTGCAAGTCAGCATCTCATAAGCTCTTCAAGGATAAGGCTAAGAATCGCGTGGATGATCTGCAAGGAATGTTCGTGGATCTGCAGTTTGCTAGGAAAGAGAGCCGCAGTATTGATGCGGCTGTCCTTGAGGAGCAAGTTCACCAGATGCTTCGGGAATGGAAATCAGAGCTCAACGATCCCTCTCCAGCTTCTTCTTTGCAACAA GGAGCAAGCCTAGGCTCGTTCTCGTCCGATATATGTAGGTTGCTGCAGCTTTGTGAGGAGGAAGATGATGCCACTAGTGCATTAGCTCCGCCAAAGCCTGAGCCTAATGATCAAAGCTTGCAAGGTGGGAATAATATGGTGTTTCATGAG GGATATGGTGTAAATCAGGGGCAACATGACCAGAGCTTCACATTTGCTGATCAATGCAAATCCTCTCCTTCAGCTGTTAATGGAGTAGTGGTTGCTAACTTAGAAGGAACCACTCATTTGGACTACCACCAGTTTGATTTGTCTCAAAATTTTGATTCACACTTCTATCCTGGTTTTAATGGCACAGAATTGTGTACCGAGAACGGTATGCCTCATGTTCCTGGTTATCTACCAAGTATGTGTCCTCCGCCTTCAGCTTTCTTAGGTCCAAAATGTTCTCTTTGGGATTGCCCAAGGCCTGCCCAAGGAGGGTTGGACTGGTGTCAGGACTATTGCAGTAGCTTTCACCATGCTCTAGCGTTGAATGAAGGCCCACCTGGAATGGGTCCAGTTCTTCGGCCTGGGGGCATTGGCCTAAAGGACGGTCTCCTCTTTGCTGCTCTAAGTTCAAAGGCACAAGGGAAAGATGTTGGTATTCCAGAATGTGAGGGAGCTGCGACTGCGAAGTCCCCATGGAATGCACCTG AGCTCTTTGACCTTTCTGTTCTTGACGGTGAATCAATTAGAGAATGGCTTTTCTTTGATAAGCCACGTAGAGCATTTGAGAGTGGGAATAGAAAGCAAAGGTCATTACCAGATTACAGTGGCCGTGGTTGGCATGAATCAAGGAAGCAAGTGATGAATGAATTTGGGGGGCTGAAGAGGTCGTACTATATGGATCCGCAACCACTTAACAATTTTGAGTGGCATCTTTATGAATACGAGATCAACAAGTGCGATGCTTGTGCTTTGTATAGATTAGAATTGAAAGCTGTTGATGGAAAGAAGGGTGCAAAGGGTAAAATATCAAATGAATCAGTTGCTGATCTGCAGAAGCAGATGGGAAGGCTGACTGCAGAGTTCCCCTCCGATAACAAGCGCTCAATTAAAGGTAGAATCAAACTGAATGCTAAGATTGGCGCTGGAAATGTTTATTCAGCTGCTAATCGAGTGGCTCCAACAAATGAAGCTTTCGATTATGAGCTAGCTCCCCCATATAATTATCTTGTTGAGAATCTGGGTGAATACTATGTCACTTAG
- the LOC136233095 gene encoding transcription factor VOZ1 isoform X2 has protein sequence MGKGSKINCKSASHKLFKDKAKNRVDDLQGMFVDLQFARKESRSIDAAVLEEQVHQMLREWKSELNDPSPASSLQQGASLGSFSSDICRLLQLCEEEDDATSALAPPKPEPNDQSLQGGNNMVFHEGYGVNQGQHDQSFTFADQCKSSPSAVNGVVVANLEGTTHLDYHQFDLSQNFDSHFYPGFNGTELCTENGMPHVPGYLPSMCPPPSAFLGPKCSLWDCPRPAQGGLDWCQDYCSSFHHALALNEGPPGMGPVLRPGGIGLKDGLLFAALSSKAQGKDVGIPECEGAATAKSPWNAPELFDLSVLDGESIREWLFFDKPRRAFESGNRKQRSLPDYSGRGWHESRKQVMNEFGGLKRSYYMDPQPLNNFEWHLYEYEINKCDACALYRLELKAVDGKKGAKGKISNESVADLQKQMGRLTAEFPSDNKRSIKGRIKLNAKIGAGNVYSAANRVAPTNEAFDYELAPPYNYLVENLGEYYVT, from the exons ATGGGGAAGGGTTCAAAGATCAATTGCAAGTCAGCATCTCATAAGCTCTTCAAGGATAAGGCTAAGAATCGCGTGGATGATCTGCAAGGAATGTTCGTGGATCTGCAGTTTGCTAGGAAAGAGAGCCGCAGTATTGATGCGGCTGTCCTTGAGGAGCAAGTTCACCAGATGCTTCGGGAATGGAAATCAGAGCTCAACGATCCCTCTCCAGCTTCTTCTTTGCAACAA GGAGCAAGCCTAGGCTCGTTCTCGTCCGATATATGTAGGTTGCTGCAGCTTTGTGAGGAGGAAGATGATGCCACTAGTGCATTAGCTCCGCCAAAGCCTGAGCCTAATGATCAAAGCTTGCAAGGTGGGAATAATATGGTGTTTCATGAG GGATATGGTGTAAATCAGGGGCAACATGACCAGAGCTTCACATTTGCTGATCAATGCAAATCCTCTCCTTCAGCTGTTAATGGAGTAGTGGTTGCTAACTTAGAAGGAACCACTCATTTGGACTACCACCAGTTTGATTTGTCTCAAAATTTTGATTCACACTTCTATCCTGGTTTTAATGGCACAGAATTGTGTACCGAGAACGGTATGCCTCATGTTCCTGGTTATCTACCAAGTATGTGTCCTCCGCCTTCAGCTTTCTTAGGTCCAAAATGTTCTCTTTGGGATTGCCCAAGGCCTGCCCAAGGAGGGTTGGACTGGTGTCAGGACTATTGCAGTAGCTTTCACCATGCTCTAGCGTTGAATGAAGGCCCACCTGGAATGGGTCCAGTTCTTCGGCCTGGGGGCATTGGCCTAAAGGACGGTCTCCTCTTTGCTGCTCTAAGTTCAAAGGCACAAGGGAAAGATGTTGGTATTCCAGAATGTGAGGGAGCTGCGACTGCGAAGTCCCCATGGAATGCACCTG AGCTCTTTGACCTTTCTGTTCTTGACGGTGAATCAATTAGAGAATGGCTTTTCTTTGATAAGCCACGTAGAGCATTTGAGAGTGGGAATAGAAAGCAAAGGTCATTACCAGATTACAGTGGCCGTGGTTGGCATGAATCAAGGAAGCAAGTGATGAATGAATTTGGGGGGCTGAAGAGGTCGTACTATATGGATCCGCAACCACTTAACAATTTTGAGTGGCATCTTTATGAATACGAGATCAACAAGTGCGATGCTTGTGCTTTGTATAGATTAGAATTGAAAGCTGTTGATGGAAAGAAGGGTGCAAAGGGTAAAATATCAAATGAATCAGTTGCTGATCTGCAGAAGCAGATGGGAAGGCTGACTGCAGAGTTCCCCTCCGATAACAAGCGCTCAATTAAAGGTAGAATCAAACTGAATGCTAAGATTGGCGCTGGAAATGTTTATTCAGCTGCTAATCGAGTGGCTCCAACAAATGAAGCTTTCGATTATGAGCTAGCTCCCCCATATAATTATCTTGTTGAGAATCTGGGTGAATACTATGTCACTTAG